From Drosophila subpulchrella strain 33 F10 #4 breed RU33 unplaced genomic scaffold, RU_Dsub_v1.1 Primary Assembly Seq354, whole genome shotgun sequence, the proteins below share one genomic window:
- the LOC119560381 gene encoding calcineurin B homologous protein 3 isoform X2, with translation MFVFKEGHLLSLSAPGRYAHPQEKNSTQIKYLYIRFNQFSGGGKDPPSQLHKYNFYSGLLQLNPLLPTILNSMFGDKVTISFLDFALFLSTFQAHSLKTSTELKNTNKDKKLQLLFNMYDHNKDGRITKYDLVIVVHKLFSNLLDHVQIMRIVETMMKEMDHSDSNQILFDDFCKALDVFDMTEKVVTWIPEFHGRNQR, from the exons ATGTTTGTGTTTAAGGAAGGCCACCTCCTATCCCTCAGTGCCCCCGGACGTTATGCACACCCTCAAGAAAAAAACAGCAC TCAGATAAAGTATCTATACATTCGCTTCAATCAGTTTTCAGGGGGAGGAAAAGATCCCCCCAGTCAGCTGCACAAATACAACTTTTATTCGGGGCTCTTGCAATTAAACCCTTTATTGCCCACCATCTTGAACTCCATGTTCGGGGATAAGGTGACTATAAGCTTTTTGGATTTCGCCCTATTTCTGAGCACCTTTCAGGCCCACTCACTTAAAACCTCTACGGAGcttaaaaacacaaacaagGATAAAAAGTTGCAGT TACTCTTCAACATGTACGATCATAACAAAGATGGTCGCATCACAAAGTATGACTTGGTTATAGTCGTTCACAAACTGTTCTCAAATCTATTGGATCACGTGCAGATAATGCGCATAGTGGAGACAATGATGAAGGAAATGGATCACTCGGACTCGAATCAAATACTATTTGACGACTTTTGCAAAGCATTGGATGTATTTGACATGACCGAAAAGGTGGTCACATGGATACCCGAATTCCATGGGCGGAATCAGCGGTGA
- the LOC119560381 gene encoding calcineurin B homologous protein 3 isoform X1, with the protein MGCLCLRKATSYPSVPPDVMHTLKKKTALSRSQIKYLYIRFNQFSGGGKDPPSQLHKYNFYSGLLQLNPLLPTILNSMFGDKVTISFLDFALFLSTFQAHSLKTSTELKNTNKDKKLQLLFNMYDHNKDGRITKYDLVIVVHKLFSNLLDHVQIMRIVETMMKEMDHSDSNQILFDDFCKALDVFDMTEKVVTWIPEFHGRNQR; encoded by the exons ATGGGATGTTTGTGTTTAAGGAAGGCCACCTCCTATCCCTCAGTGCCCCCGGACGTTATGCACACCCTCAAGAAAAAAACAGCAC TGAGTCGCAGTCAGATAAAGTATCTATACATTCGCTTCAATCAGTTTTCAGGGGGAGGAAAAGATCCCCCCAGTCAGCTGCACAAATACAACTTTTATTCGGGGCTCTTGCAATTAAACCCTTTATTGCCCACCATCTTGAACTCCATGTTCGGGGATAAGGTGACTATAAGCTTTTTGGATTTCGCCCTATTTCTGAGCACCTTTCAGGCCCACTCACTTAAAACCTCTACGGAGcttaaaaacacaaacaagGATAAAAAGTTGCAGT TACTCTTCAACATGTACGATCATAACAAAGATGGTCGCATCACAAAGTATGACTTGGTTATAGTCGTTCACAAACTGTTCTCAAATCTATTGGATCACGTGCAGATAATGCGCATAGTGGAGACAATGATGAAGGAAATGGATCACTCGGACTCGAATCAAATACTATTTGACGACTTTTGCAAAGCATTGGATGTATTTGACATGACCGAAAAGGTGGTCACATGGATACCCGAATTCCATGGGCGGAATCAGCGGTGA